The Limanda limanda chromosome 13, fLimLim1.1, whole genome shotgun sequence region CTCGCCATAACacgggcagagggagagagagagagggagagatacacatgcacacacaagcacagacagaagggagggaaaccagcagcacaaacacaaatcttttcAAAAAAGGTGCAACAGCTAATATTCAGAGCCTGTTAGCTatgaaaagaacaaagacaCACCAGGGACTCGGCAGCACCACTGTTAATTGATCTTCTTTTGACACAGACTACTTGCTGgtaagctcacacacacaaatagagacAAGTTCTCATGATGGAGCTTGATGCAGCATTTGTGGTAAATGTTGATGTTCGGTAAATTACAAGGAAAATCAATTTCAACTGAAGCTTTCTAATTACCCCACAGCCGAGATCTAGGAAAATATATAATCACCCCTAAACTGAATTCCAAATCATGTCACTATTCCTTTAATGATTCTGATCCATGCGACACACGTTGCACGGTCACACCACAGATGCAAGCCACGCCCTGTGTTGTTCCTgagtgtttgcgtgtgtgtcgCAGCAACTCACCTCCTGTAGCATGTCCGAGGCTTCGATACTGCGATTCACAATCTGTTTGGAGGTTTCTTGTATCTCACCGCCAATTAGGAACTCATCCAGGATAAAATAGGCCTTCTCAAAGTTAAAGATTAAGTCCAGCTCACACACCTGAGAGGAAGTATGAAGGCGGATATGCCGGTTAGTTAAACGATACAACATACATATGGAAATTGTCAGATTTAAAATGATTGATATGTTTCCAGTAATATGCCCTTGATTTAAGGCAccgttaaagcaacactatgcaacttcACCTCACCCTGAACACCTGTTTTAGTCTGATAGTCGCATCTTAAATCAGAATTGGGCACTGCATGTTCAGGAGTTATGCCGAACTGTAGATCAGTCACATAGACTtacattgaaaaataaatactacaATTATTAACACACAAATGATTGAAGttctttcaaattaaactgtaaaattgTGTAAATATAACTTGTTAACTTCaagttgatttttatttggatctgcaccgaattgcacacacacataaatatcagtccccgcAACTTTTCCCTTattatcaagatccattaattcttctctgagaaatcaatggtATAACACTGTATATcgcaattttaaagaaagtaaaaagattcctggatctgcaacaaaACAGGTTCATCCTTTGATCACGCCCTaaccctccacaaaatgtcaagGAAATCATTTGAATAGTTTTGCATATCCCTGCAtacaagcacagacacaaagaaaaccCTCCTTTGCGGAGCAGTCAAACctaaatcatttgttttttaacaactAAAATAATCTTTTAAGGTGGACGAACAATGTTCTTATTTTCAGTGTAGAAGTCAGTAGGAAGAGTGTATCTCCAATATTTTTTGAGGAAACTTAAAATATCATGAAATCTGAGCAGAATTTGGTACAGCAggagctcttctggttcaggaaaaAGGGGATCGTGAGGACAGGGAGGCCAAAATAGCTGATGaccatgtgtggctgcagagggcgctgttgctcagtcaAGTTGCATGGCGTTGCTACCAGAGAGTACAGTTGCATATTGAGTAAAATATTGTGAAACGCTGTGAAATACATTGCCAAAGTACTTGTCCAGCAGCTCCACATAACGATGAATAACCTCCAGGGCTAGCAGCTCATTCTCATCATTGTCTATGGCCAAGCAGAAATACAAGCTTGCATACCTGAGGGAGAAGGTGACATTATTACAAACTGGTATCAGTGGAGAAACCTATTACACAGCAGGTGAAACAAAGACGGCTGCTGGCTAAGCCATTGATTGACAGTCATTTAAACAAACATGCGGAGGCGGCATTCCACCTCTTGTAAATGATTTTGAGGTCTTTCCAGTGTAGGAAGTTACAGGAGCGGGGTTGCCGTGCCAACACCATGGTGGTCATGTCCCTGAtgatcttcctctt contains the following coding sequences:
- the ap1s3b gene encoding AP-1 complex subunit sigma-3b, which gives rise to MMRFLLLFSRQGKLRLQKWFTTVSEREKRKIIRDMTTMVLARQPRSCNFLHWKDLKIIYKRYASLYFCLAIDNDENELLALEVIHRYVELLDKYFGNVCELDLIFNFEKAYFILDEFLIGGEIQETSKQIVNRSIEASDMLQETMEEYMSKPAF